TTCAATCTCTATTACAACCGCTTTACTAATACCTCGTCTTATATACTCTTAAATTAATGCTTAGCTTGTGAACATTTATATATACAGAGAAAATTTATGTATTATCATCACtgctaaaaaaagaaaataaaacaaagtgGTCCTATCTTCAACTACTTCAGAAAATTCATAGTTTGGTCCTAATTCTAGTCTACAAAGGTGTCTGTACCTCCCTATCTCAGTAAACTCCTCCCTGGCTGTTAGCCGAATCATAGGCCACAACTTCTGTGACAGTGCGACCTATAGATGCTGTGGgtcaagaaaccaattcaaccaaaagtttaaactaatgATTGAGAtcttaggatatgttatatactctaacacgccccctcacacgagaccccattgggctagaagtgtggataaACACATGCGCTGAATATTCCAATTTAAATgagaggtggttgagattcaaaccccgACCTTTTGTCACGCTgacatctaataccatgtcaaggaatcactaaaaaaaaaaaaagtttggcAATATAAAAAAGCTTTTGTCTCTATGTCTGGCGACAAAACTAGCCATAAAAAGGCATTTTTTGTCACCAATATTAttgttcaaaatttttaaatggtttattttttagtaattgGGCGAGATAAGTTTGATTGAACAATAAAAACCTTTTTGCGACAAACTCTTTATCGCCATTTTATCTCTCTTAATTTTGTCACCAAAacttattcatttttttaataagctAAGTATTGTGTCATATCTCTCTCCATCTCCTATCTTCCTTCTCTAATCTACATATTCCTACATTTCTTCTCCTTCCATGAACCCCCATAAACTTATCTTTACAAGAAGCTTAATCACTTCCTTTCGTTCTCCTTCCTTCGAAAAGAACACCTATTTTCTCTCTAATATTAAACCTTTTGAAAAATCTTCCTAATATTGAGTTTTAAATGCTTCGATCCGGGttgtattttctttgtttttttcatgTGAATGCTTTGATGTGGGTTGCATTTTTGGATCTGTGTTGTatttttattcttgttcatgTGGATTCTGGGTTTGCTTTTGTTGTTCGATTTTGTGTTGTTGTTCGATTTTGTGTTGTTGTTCGattttgttctttgattttatgTTGTTCTTCGTTTTTTGTTCTTCGAttttgggtttttgtttttcctttttttttcttcaatttagtgttgttgttcttcgattttgttcttcatatttttttcaagtttttgttcttcgtttttttttttcatttttaagttgttgggtttttgtttttgttgttcacgtttttgttcttcaatttggttttttattcttcatttttttcaattctgggtttttttgttattccatattattggactatttaagaatttttagaattttatctatttttcagAATTTGAAAaggataattaattttttttaggaaatCATTAATCTAATAAACAACCATTAACAATTTACTTATTAGtttttagttaaaatttaatttactcattaaatttcatttaattcaatttttttttttttgtaaatattattttaataatgtatatttgttaaaaaaaattgaatatttgttgttattgttaaataataatactaattactattattatttaataataatgacaaatattcaattttttttatgaccTGTAATCAATGTTAGCGACAAAGAAGGCTACACAATTTTAGTTTTGTCGCTAAGCTGGCGACAAATTAGGCGACAAGTTTGTTTTTGGCGACAAAGCGTTTTGTAGCCTATTTTGTCGCTAAACGTGTTTTGTGACAAAGTAAGCGACAAAAACCCTTTGTAGCCATATTgctttatatttgttgtgaatcaatttaaccaaaagtttaagctgatggttgaagccgaATGATATGTTGTATACTTTAATACTGTgcaattttatcatttttactaATGCCCAATTTacggtaaaaaaaaaatacgttTTCAGTTACGCTTGTAAAAAGGGCTTTCGATATGGTGTTATCTTTGACATTTGTGTTGGAAAATAATCTACACGTGATCCCACATTGAAGAGTTTGATAGAGGTTATAACTAATATGATAATCCTCATAAAACTAATTGATTTTAAGATGAACCTTATTGAGTTTATGTGTGGTCAACTCTTCTCTTATATAGGTTATATAAAAACAAACCCAAATTTATCAACTTGTCTCAATCTTTATAGCAGATTTTCAGAGATtgtaaattcaaaaatttttacGATACAACAAATCATTTTTGTAAATAAGAAGACCCCAAGAGATAACTTTGAATAGAAATTATATAAGTAGATGTCACAACCAATTGGATTAGAAGAACACTAACTCCCATCTTAATCAATGTAGGGACATTTCTCAAGAAGAGACACTAATAACAAGGTGGATGACACTAGCTAAGCATGCATTAACCCAccaataaattaaagaaaaaataaaaggaaagatGGTTTTTGATGTTGACAGTGTAAGATAAATGAGATTAGGGTTTATAAAGAGCCATTGAATTTATAAATGGATCAACTAATGAGATTAGGGCAAAGGGGAAGCCAACACTCCTGAAGATGAGGGTAGACCAAAAGACCAGATTATAGTTATTCGAGAGATTAAAAATCATTGAAATTTCTTATAGCAAATATCATAAAAGGAATCAAAAGTTAAGGGAGTCTAGTCGACAAGGTCATCTCTAAAAGTTGTAAGAGACTAAAGTTCATAGAATTTTTTAAGAGCtaatatcacaaaaggaaaatttcaaaagttgacTGGCTGATCAGGCCACCTCTAGTTTTGCCTATGAATTAGGGTAAGAGACATTAATTTCTAGAAATTTCTTATAGCTAATATTATTACAGGGAAATTTCGAAAGTTAAGGGGAACTGGCCGACCCGGCCACCTCTAGCTCCGCCTATGGATTAGGTAATATGGTTTTCAACAAGAAGTTAAATTATTTGATTGGAAGAAAACAAATGTAGTGTTTTAGTCAGGAAAGCATAAGTCCACAGTCATTTTCACTACAACAACAATATGCATTACTAGCATAAGGTCCCAGTTTTAATGTTGAAAGCTCTATTAATCTTCCAAGATCTCTTATActcaataaacaatcatcataATGTGAACCATGTTTAAACAAAAAacacatacataatatatatatatatatatatatatatatatatatatatatatatatatatatatatatatatatatatataaaagtaaataaacaagTACATATACATAAGTTTATCTATATACTATCCATCATTTCCCTAATTATTCATATATAGCATTCTATTTAAGCTTGTGAGTTAATTTCAAAAAGTAAGTTTGTGCGTTAAGAATAAAAGTCTGGATGTAGGAAAAGTTCTCCTTATATATGACATTGAATATTATAGATATAGCATAAATGAGGAGTTAATGagatttaaatatgtgattttttattatgttggcTTTTGATTTAATGTGCGTAAAATGATCAACTCAATCAGAAGATCATAGGCGAAACCTTATCATATGTTATACTACGTTCGTTTCCTCTTAATTAATAACTACACTTCTCAATTTATGTGATCAaaggttcttttttttttttttttttagataagTGTAGATATTATACAAAAACGAACAATAATTTATTATCAGATAATGATGTATAATCATTTAGATCTATAGGTTTGTCACGACAATGACATTTCTCTTTGTCATAAgtaatcaactcaactaaataCAAGCAAAAGGTTGTAGTCTAAGGAATTAgacatttttctttgttataagtaatcaactcaactaaataCAAGCAAATGGTTGTAGTCTAAGAAATTATATAGTATTACATACTTTATCACACGAGAACACTCTTCATACATGTcgctaaaaatttcaacatgtGACCTTGTGTCACTTTGCTTGCACATGTTAAAAAGTTCTTACTTCAATTTCTATAGCGCGGTTAACTTAAGGAAACAGAGGAGCATATATAGACGAGAGAAagaaggaaaaataataaataattactcTTTATATCCTTTTGAATTCGCATCATAAGTCATTTAGTGCAAATCTGAAGGGATGAAGGGACTAATAagctacttcctccgttctttttacttgcaacatttgctttttcacaCTTTCAAATGTACGAATTTAATCATTGATATATCTAATTATGCATATCAAAAAATTATGGATATTAGAAATTAATAAACGTTAATCTAAGATGATTTAAACaagattttataaaattatattttaacttataaattattgaCAATATAAAAAGTCAATTTACTTGATTAATAAATAGTGTCGAAGTCAATAATattgcaagtaaaaaaaaacgGAGAAAGTACTAAGAAGAGTTAGCGTGGCAAGGCAGAAACCACAAGGACAGATGGTGGGAATGTAGGCCATTCCTTTTGCCTTTTCCTTTTAGGACGTGGTAAAAGAAATTTAGGCATCTTCTTAGCTTCGCTCAGCTTTTCACGAGCAGTATGATTTTTTCGCATAATTATTAGTGACTCGTATCTTTCATttagcattattttttatttttaattgttatttttattttgtattattgtttttgaaaatCGAATCATTATTTTCTCTTAATCtaattcatacattttaatttaacttttcacttttaaatatttatattttttaaaacaatcgACTTTTTATTCGATGCAAAATCAAAGAGACAACAGAGTATCTCATCATTCTCTCTCTTAGAGTCGTCTTGAAAAATTTAGAGCCCtatgcaaaatttttattttgtgtcatattaatagtaaatatatttattttttctaataaacttaacatattttttttattaactttttctaTACGAGAGAAAAAAAAACCTATACAATTAATCACCTCGCACGCCCTCAAAAACACTTTTCTCTATCCTCTCTTTGCACAATGATAGATAAGAATTTTTGGCAGCTTTAGAACCCTCTGATATGAAGTATCTTTATTTCTTGCCCACCTCCCCTtacatatataacatattaacaTCTATCAGTATCTCACTCCTACTCTTACTCCCACTCCCAACTAAATCATCTACAATAACCTAAACTTTCTACTTTTATAACTAATCTTCAACATTTTACTCATTTTTCTCCTTTAACAGCCTCCATATATTTCCATTTTTGAAAGACAGATAGCAAGATTCTTGTCATCAGCCTctagatttataattatgtaagttcatcatcttccaattatttaattttttttttaattttttgattttagattGGGAAATCCACTACAAATGAGAGAGGATTTGATCCGGTGAGAATCGAATTTCTATCATAAAAGTCGAATGGAAAAAATGGAATCAGTTGCTGACCCATGATTCTTCCAACTTCTTAATTTTATTGTAGTTGAAGCTATAAGGTTTAATTTTAAGCTTGAGCATTAGTACTTTCCATGTTCATTAATTTTCgctaattatgcacaattatcTTTGTTTTTCATTGATTCCTTCTAcatgtttatttatatttactattgatTGATCTTAATTAAGAGAAATAATatacaattaatttatttattctgATACAAACCCTAATTACTGATTTcttagagaaaataaaaaatatagtttaTATGATTAATTCAAACTCTACTTTTTTCATCTAATCAAATCTGGTGTATGTATCATATTAATCATTAACTATCTTGTTAgtttcattatttaattttgtaatttcgGGAAAAAAATAATCCCCTATAACTAAACGGAAAAGTTGAAATCGTATATCCAGCTAATTAGGTTTAGCttgtcttatatgagaccgttttCTTATAAGAGAGTTCATATAATTAGTCAAATTCTCtgattgatcactttaaaattataagtgatcattttaactCACTAAATATATATGAGTCAGTATAATAAAGATAATCTCACCATCAAACtgtcttatttaagaatttgttaATTAGGTTTTAGTTAACCAAATATTTCATTTGACTATAGTGTGCACATTTTCAGCCGAAAATATAAGAAATCATACAACAGCAATGATGTCAGAAtcttaatctcaaaagattgaAATCGATTAATAGATCGAAAATGATGAGATTTAAAGAAAAAGGTGTATCATACAATACAAAGCAAGAAGTAACGGAAGAACACAAACCAAGTATATCATTATTAGCATCGGGATCAGGATTAGGGTCAGGATCAGGGTCAGGATCAAGACAATGGTCATCAGGGTTAAAGAACAATCCAAGAATAGTAAGAGCATCACGTACATTTGGAGGAAAAGATAGACATAGTAAAGTGTGTACAATTAAAGGATTAAGAGATAGAAGGATTCGACTCTCAGTGCCTACAGCAATTCAACTCTATGATCTTCAAGATAGGCTTGGTTTAAATCAACCAAGTAAAGTTATTGATTGGTTAATTGATTCTACTAAAGATGATATTGATAAACTCCCTCCTTTACCCATGATTCCTACTACTTTTACTCATCATCAAGGTTATGGGTTACCCTTTTCTTCTAATGTTATTTCTCCTTTTTTTGATACTAATTTGTTATCTTCTAGGAAAGAAGTAATGGGTATTAATATTaatgattctaattttgaaaatcatttgcaaaacaatgatggggatggggatggggatgaaGATGAGGATGATCAATCAATTGTGGCTAAATTGAAGTATTGGGATTCTAAACAAAAAGGATtagatcataataataatggtcATGATCAAGGAGGTACATCACAAATTTTGGCTCAAAATTTGTTCCCAATTGCAAGTAGTACTAATAATAGTATGTTAAGTTCTCAAAACCATAGTCAACCTTCCTTTTTAGGTAATAATCCTATGTTTAATTATTACTATTTGGAACCTTCAACTTTATCTTTGAGTCAATTTGGAAACTCAACACAACAACCATCTTCATTATCACTTTCTTCTATGTCTCAATTGTTTCAATGTAATTCTATGCCAAGTAATTCATCTTATTTTcctcataatcataatcataatcatggGTTGTTTGTGAATAGTAGTAGTCATCATCATCTACAACAAGTTGAGAATGAAATGAGGGCTTTCAATAGATTTCATTTGTCTAGTAATTCTTACTCATCTTCCTTCCAAAACTCAAGTGGATCGGAGATGAAACCTTTCCCTTTGAGCATGAATCATGACTCGAGTTTGCAACATAATGATGAAGATAATCGTCAAGGGAAGAATGATCAGAGTTTGTGGAAGGAATCTTCAGGGAATTAGTTGAATAGATATGCTTAAAGATCAACCAGACTCTACCCTTGGACGGGACTCATTGGGATAATTCATGATGATATGTTTAAAGATCACAAGATCATGGGAAAGAGAAAGAATAGAAATCTCCAAAGATGGATGTTTGAAGATTGAGCAAAGACTATGAGTACAAGTTTCATATTTGATCAATGTAAGCTTACATAAAACTTTTGTATTACTTGTATTATTAGACATGTTTCTTGAAATTGCAATGCAATGTCTAGATAGTGGATGATGATACATGTTTAGTCATATGTTTTCTTATAATAagagtaattaattaatcatgtcAAAATTAACAGTCTGCACTAAATTATTTGGTGTTCTTAGAAGTTATGCAGTGGACCCTACTAGATGTAATAGGGCTTCAAGAGAAACAGCCTACACTTTTGTCTATACCAGCTATGCTTTTAATAAGCTAAAATAAAGGTATTCAACGATTTATCGGGTTGATTTCGAGTCATGTGCGTGTTATAAGTTGGTTAAAATTCAGGTGTTGTGTTCATGTAGGTTTTACACAATTATCAGTCTATTTATAAAGTTGGGTCTATTTTGAACACAagctaaataataaaaaaaaaaaaaatggagccAAGGTGAGTTTTAGAATGTTCTTGTGTTCACttgaattcttttttatttaacttAAGAAAAGCTAGAGTTTTATTACTTCAAAGCTATACATGTTGTTTGCATTTTCTTGGTCTAATTTCATCAGATTTAACTTAGGAATGATTCAAAATAttgatcttcttggttgtatatatatatgactttgAATTTGTTCATGTAAGATGCTCGAAATATAATTAGTTAAGGAAAAATTTATGTGAAAAAAATTAGGAATTCATATGATAAATTTACTTCTTTatattaaacttaattttttttgagataatttACATACTACTTaattaatagtatatatatgtatgtaaactagtcaaatttttttcttttgaccattATGTTTTGAAATTTCCTTGGGTTAATTTTCTGATTATGAATAGTTCAAAGAGATTTTATTAAGATGGATGATATATTCATCAACTTTAATTTGTAGAATTATGGTATTACTACTCGTATTTTAGAAGATAAGCATGCTTTGTTTTGCCAAAAagagaataaaaaaactaagagtatttataatataattaaggtTATGGAACCATTTTTTGGATTTAGGATTAATtccaaataatttaaattaaggcAATTGTTATATATGGCCTAATTACACCATTGATATATTCTCTTAATGTCTTGCTCATTGAATTTAGTGCTAAGTTTGAAGGAAAGAAAATAAAGGGGATAAAAATGTAAGCAAGATGCTTCTATATATTTCCTTCATTAGGgaagtaaatgaaaaaaatgaattgaaaggggattttttatatttgtagaAAATAAATCTTTTAAATATACATCAAGATTTTTAGAAGGAATTGAACATATACATGCACTTGGCTAATTCCTTCCTTTCCTTCATTTTCTTGCCATAATATTATACAAAGTTACTTTAAGTGTCGtcttttttatttcttctatCTTTTACGCTATACTTGAGTAATATTTTCGTATAGGGTGGAAAAGGAAGGGGTGATTGACATATTTTCCTTCTAAATCTTTTGATTATTGGAAGGATATGTTTTATTGAAGTTGTATAGTAGTTTCTGCTTTTGATTCCCTTTCCTGCCCTTCCCTTCTCATATTGGTATCCAAATGAGCCAATTCTATagactatataatatattatgaagCTTAAACTATGAggttaaacttttgattgagttgattcATTAAAATCGTTTCATAGGTTAACATGACATAGGATCACTAATTTGTGACCGAAGAGTCTCAAGTTCAAACCTAATTTACCTCTcatttcaagtggaatatttaatACCTTGTATGAATAGGACATGTGTTATATTCACCTTCATTCTAACCAAAGAAATCTCATGTGAGGAGGCATAATAGTCAAGAGTACACATATTTAGGGGCTTCATTTATTGAAACTGGTGGTTAGTTGCCTTGATTCCTTGACACCCTATATAAAATCAGCCCGTCTTGTGTGAGTCCGTCTCACAATTAGAAaacctcaaaataaaaagctCATAAGCTCAAAAATACTACTATTGAGCCCAAATACGAGGCATATTTCACGTTGATATAAAATATGTGGATTTCATGTTGAATTGATCGGTCATTATTAACAAAGTATCGTACATGTATCCTTAATATGGATAATTAAGAATTcagtttaaaaatttttaaggcACTTATGGGATTCTTATTGGCGCCTTTATGGTTTCTCCCATATATCTTAAagttgcaaattaaaaaattttccatttaaaaaacaaaaacgtagactttaaacttattttttatataactaTTTTTGTACTGTATTTATAATTTGACGATAATTTTTAGTtcgattaaattatttttattaatgtgTTAGTCATTCGATTATACTTTCTTCAATGGTATACCTGTCATTTAACTACAACTTTTTACTCCACAATTTACATACAAACCTAACAGTCCAACTGTAGTAGCTAGCAGTCATATTAGACCATGCAATCGTACGTCTTGAACTAAATGGAATGGATTTCTTTAATCATAAACGTTTATATCACTATAAATATGAGTTTTCCTccataattattttgtattttcttaactataatttaataaatattttttaatgtgttacatgtttatttttgagttttgagCATCTATTTTGGATACATGGTCATTACTTCTAAgttcttatttgatttatttataaaaaactaATAGTATAATTTGAATATAATTAAGATATTATGTGTATTTGCACGAAAAATTAAGCTAGTatataaatactaataattagataaaaaaatcataatagaGAATTAATTAGGGGTTAGTCTAATAGTTGAgaattttctcttttattctttGTGTCAGCAGTTCGGTCCTCGCCATCTAAAGGATGGATTAAACTCTCTCGTCTATTGCTTGTAGGGATTGTATAAACTTACCACCAAATAAAAGTAAACAAATCATATAAGAATTAGTTAGTTTtcatatgtatttttttatttttgtaattaaagTATATAGCAATAAATGTACAACTATGTTAATTAAATCAATTCTAATTACCA
This Amaranthus tricolor cultivar Red isolate AtriRed21 chromosome 13, ASM2621246v1, whole genome shotgun sequence DNA region includes the following protein-coding sequences:
- the LOC130798393 gene encoding transcription factor TCP17-like — encoded protein: MMRFKEKGVSYNTKQEVTEEHKPSISLLASGSGLGSGSGSGSRQWSSGLKNNPRIVRASRTFGGKDRHSKVCTIKGLRDRRIRLSVPTAIQLYDLQDRLGLNQPSKVIDWLIDSTKDDIDKLPPLPMIPTTFTHHQGYGLPFSSNVISPFFDTNLLSSRKEVMGININDSNFENHLQNNDGDGDGDEDEDDQSIVAKLKYWDSKQKGLDHNNNGHDQGGTSQILAQNLFPIASSTNNSMLSSQNHSQPSFLGNNPMFNYYYLEPSTLSLSQFGNSTQQPSSLSLSSMSQLFQCNSMPSNSSYFPHNHNHNHGLFVNSSSHHHLQQVENEMRAFNRFHLSSNSYSSSFQNSSGSEMKPFPLSMNHDSSLQHNDEDNRQGKNDQSLWKESSGN